In Campylobacter sp. MIT 99-7217, a genomic segment contains:
- a CDS encoding tyrosine-type recombinase/integrase, translated as MTTNIYARGRKLYLDYRDEGQRFRIASGLKDSPEARTFISDNYLLFIEDKQKANLAFREFSDKKTERALKATEARYENKKREFKGELKELFELFEKSLLSNRTNTLKSYASMKAFVYDFLAHCKIRKIQDLNNQLGFFFVGFAKEKKNCNTTLKIRANFFNRFLSFLVENEYLLKNPFKLPKLSYDEAEASKKNEKAFDYEEMKLLIMNAKGDLKDYLQIAFFTGARTGEILGLKKSDIDFAKNELHIKRTRLENGGFNLPKTKASFRTIDLLPIVKNALLKRLEELKKDDELIFKKYRAFKLRHDFKALLERLGFDKKIPIYNTRHSFASLMISKNEDIEWVSKRMLGHTNTAMTFQKYSKYLKKDIAMRANFINEEDF; from the coding sequence ATGACAACAAACATCTATGCAAGAGGACGAAAGCTCTATTTAGACTATAGAGACGAGGGACAAAGATTTAGGATAGCTAGTGGGCTTAAAGATAGTCCTGAAGCTAGGACTTTCATTAGTGATAATTACTTGCTTTTTATCGAAGATAAGCAAAAAGCAAATTTAGCCTTTAGGGAATTTAGCGACAAAAAAACCGAGCGAGCGTTAAAAGCTACTGAAGCAAGGTATGAAAACAAAAAAAGAGAGTTTAAGGGCGAGCTAAAAGAGCTTTTTGAACTTTTTGAAAAAAGCCTTTTGTCAAATAGAACCAACACCTTGAAATCTTACGCTTCTATGAAAGCTTTTGTATATGACTTTTTAGCTCATTGTAAGATTAGAAAAATTCAGGATTTAAACAATCAACTAGGCTTTTTCTTTGTGGGGTTTGCCAAAGAAAAGAAAAACTGCAATACCACGCTTAAAATAAGGGCAAATTTTTTCAACCGCTTTTTAAGCTTTTTAGTTGAAAATGAATACTTGCTTAAAAATCCTTTCAAGCTTCCTAAGCTAAGCTATGATGAAGCCGAAGCTAGCAAAAAAAATGAAAAGGCATTTGATTATGAAGAAATGAAGCTTTTGATAATGAATGCAAAAGGGGATTTAAAAGATTATTTACAAATAGCCTTTTTTACAGGGGCTAGGACAGGAGAAATTTTAGGGCTTAAAAAAAGCGATATTGATTTTGCTAAAAACGAGCTTCACATTAAAAGAACACGCCTTGAAAACGGGGGATTTAATTTGCCCAAAACAAAGGCTTCTTTTAGAACGATTGATCTTTTGCCCATAGTTAAAAACGCTCTTTTAAAAAGGCTTGAGGAGCTTAAAAAAGATGATGAACTGATTTTTAAAAAATACAGAGCCTTTAAGCTAAGGCATGATTTTAAAGCCTTGCTTGAAAGGCTTGGTTTTGATAAGAAAATACCCATTTATAACACAAGGCATTCTTTTGCTTCTTTGATGATAAGCAAAAATGAAGATATAGAATGGGTTAGCAAACGCATGCTAGGACATACAAATACAGCAATGACCTTTCAAAAATACAGCAAATATCTAAAAAAAGACATAGCTATGAGGGCAAATTTTATCAATGAAGAGGATTTTTAA
- the uvrA gene encoding excinuclease ABC subunit UvrA: MNESIKITGARENNLKNISLEIPKNKLIVFTGLSGSGKSTLAFNTLYAEGQRRYIESLSAYARQFLDRVAKPDVDKIEGLTPAIAIDQKTTSKNPRSTVGTITEIYDYLRLLYARIGLQHCHNCGKKISSMSASDITNEILKLPFTAKIIIYSPLIREKKGSFNELFESLRAKGYVRAQVDGVLVRLDEDIELSKTKKHSIKLVIDRLEIKEDLLARLTSDIEKGLEESFGELEIEVLNAEELGISKHYHYSEHNACFDCKLSFAALEPLSFSFNSPKGACVSCDGLGIRYSLDMKKLIDENLSIEKGCIKTMYGFNKSYYYKFLLAFCEQNSVDIKKAWADLSEEEQRLVLYGNAKEIDFFWKRHRIKKSFEGVVKLAYDMLKDEKDLENYMSEKICKDCKGHRLKPESLAVKVANKGLGELLDMSIEHCTSFFSKQGNFSYLNASQKQIASPILKEINERLFFLFDVGLGYLSLGRDARTISGGEAQRIRIASQIGSGLSGVMYVLDEPSIGLHERDTQKLIKTLRNLQAKGNTLIVVEHDKKTIEEADFIVDIGPKAGKFGGEVVFAGSFENLLKSKSETALYMRGQKQISHQQNRKQEEWLELKNVSINNIKGLNAKFPLRNLVAITGVSGSGKSSLILQTLLPFAKEELNRAKKVQKLSGVQIEGLEKLDKVIYLDQSPIGRTPRSNPATYTGAMDEIRNLFAATKEAKMRGYKAGRFSFNVKGGRCEKCSGDGEIKIEMHFLPDVMVVCDTCKGKRYNDATLEIKYKGKSIADVLAMSIIEASEFFASVPRIKQKLDTLVKVGLDYLNLGQNATTLSGGEAQRIKLAKELSRNDTGKTLYILDEPTTGLHFEDVNKLILVLQHLVELKNSVLVIEHNLDVIKNADFIIDMGPEGGDKGGKIIAFGSVEKLAKEYEKTGSYTGQFLNEELNLNKNSKGSRAKK, encoded by the coding sequence ATCAATGAAAGCATTAAAATCACAGGGGCAAGGGAAAATAATCTTAAAAACATAAGCCTTGAGATCCCAAAAAATAAGCTCATAGTCTTTACAGGGCTAAGTGGCAGCGGTAAATCAACCCTAGCCTTTAACACCCTTTATGCAGAAGGGCAGCGCCGCTACATAGAAAGCCTAAGTGCTTATGCAAGGCAGTTTTTAGACAGGGTAGCAAAACCTGATGTAGATAAGATAGAAGGGCTAACCCCAGCCATAGCCATAGATCAAAAGACAACTTCTAAAAATCCTCGCTCCACAGTTGGAACCATTACTGAAATTTATGATTATCTAAGGCTTTTGTATGCAAGAATAGGACTTCAGCACTGCCACAACTGCGGTAAAAAGATCTCAAGTATGAGTGCAAGCGATATCACTAATGAAATTTTAAAGCTTCCTTTTACAGCAAAGATCATTATTTATTCGCCCTTGATTCGCGAAAAAAAGGGAAGCTTTAATGAGCTTTTTGAAAGCTTAAGGGCTAAAGGCTATGTAAGGGCTCAAGTTGATGGGGTCTTAGTAAGGCTTGATGAGGATATTGAATTATCAAAAACCAAAAAGCATAGCATTAAATTAGTTATTGATCGCCTTGAGATAAAAGAGGATTTGCTAGCACGGCTTACAAGTGATATAGAAAAGGGGCTTGAGGAAAGCTTTGGCGAGCTTGAAATAGAGGTGCTAAATGCTGAGGAGCTTGGAATTTCAAAGCATTATCATTACAGCGAGCATAATGCTTGTTTTGATTGCAAGCTTTCCTTTGCTGCCCTTGAGCCTCTTAGCTTTTCTTTTAACTCCCCAAAGGGAGCTTGTGTAAGCTGTGATGGGCTTGGCATTCGTTATAGCCTTGATATGAAAAAGCTAATTGATGAGAATTTAAGCATAGAAAAGGGCTGCATAAAGACCATGTATGGCTTTAATAAAAGCTATTATTATAAATTTTTACTCGCCTTTTGTGAGCAAAATAGCGTTGATATAAAAAAGGCTTGGGCTGATTTAAGCGAGGAAGAGCAAAGGCTAGTGCTTTATGGAAATGCTAAGGAGATTGATTTTTTTTGGAAAAGACACCGCATTAAAAAAAGCTTTGAGGGCGTGGTAAAGCTTGCTTATGATATGCTAAAGGATGAAAAGGATCTTGAAAATTATATGAGCGAGAAAATTTGCAAAGACTGCAAGGGTCACCGTTTAAAGCCTGAAAGTTTGGCTGTAAAAGTAGCAAATAAGGGGCTAGGAGAGCTTTTGGATATGAGTATAGAGCATTGCACCAGCTTTTTTAGCAAGCAAGGCAATTTTTCTTATCTTAATGCCTCGCAAAAACAAATCGCAAGCCCTATTTTAAAAGAGATTAATGAGAGGCTTTTTTTTCTTTTTGATGTGGGGCTTGGCTATTTATCCTTAGGACGCGATGCAAGGACTATTAGCGGAGGCGAGGCTCAAAGGATACGCATAGCCTCTCAAATTGGAAGTGGGCTAAGTGGGGTGATGTATGTTTTAGATGAGCCAAGCATAGGCCTTCACGAAAGAGATACCCAAAAGCTTATCAAAACCCTCAGAAATTTACAAGCTAAGGGCAATACTTTAATAGTCGTAGAACATGATAAAAAGACCATTGAGGAGGCTGATTTTATCGTTGATATAGGTCCTAAAGCTGGTAAATTTGGAGGGGAGGTTGTCTTTGCTGGAAGCTTTGAAAATTTGCTTAAAAGCAAGAGCGAAACCGCCTTATATATGAGAGGGCAAAAGCAAATTTCACACCAGCAAAACAGAAAGCAAGAAGAATGGCTTGAGCTTAAAAATGTAAGCATTAACAATATCAAGGGCTTAAATGCTAAATTTCCTCTGCGTAATTTAGTCGCTATCACAGGAGTTTCAGGCTCTGGCAAAAGCTCTCTTATACTTCAAACCCTGCTTCCCTTTGCTAAAGAAGAGCTTAATAGAGCTAAAAAGGTGCAAAAGCTAAGTGGAGTACAAATTGAAGGACTTGAAAAGCTTGATAAGGTGATTTATTTAGACCAAAGCCCCATAGGTCGCACGCCAAGATCAAATCCAGCCACCTACACAGGGGCAATGGATGAGATAAGAAATCTTTTTGCTGCGACTAAAGAAGCTAAGATGAGAGGCTATAAGGCTGGGCGTTTTTCTTTTAATGTCAAGGGTGGGCGTTGTGAAAAATGTAGCGGGGACGGAGAAATAAAAATAGAAATGCACTTTTTGCCTGATGTAATGGTGGTTTGTGATACTTGCAAGGGCAAACGCTACAATGATGCCACACTTGAGATCAAATACAAGGGCAAAAGTATAGCCGATGTTTTAGCTATGAGCATTATAGAAGCAAGTGAGTTTTTTGCCTCTGTGCCTCGCATTAAACAAAAACTTGATACCTTGGTAAAGGTGGGGCTTGATTATTTAAATTTAGGGCAAAATGCCACGACCTTAAGCGGAGGTGAGGCCCAGCGCATAAAGCTAGCAAAAGAACTTAGCCGAAACGATACAGGAAAGACTCTTTACATACTTGATGAGCCAACAACAGGGCTTCATTTTGAAGATGTAAATAAGCTCATACTTGTTTTACAGCATTTAGTGGAGCTTAAAAACTCTGTGCTTGTGATAGAGCATAATTTAGATGTGATTAAAAATGCTGATTTTATCATCGATATGGGACCTGAAGGAGGAGATAAGGGCGGAAAAATAATAGCTTTTGGAAGCGTTGAAAAATTAGCCAAGGAGTATGAAAAAACAGGCTCTTACACAGGGCAATTTTTAAATGAGGAGTTAAATTTAAATAAAAATTCTAAAGGCTCAAGGGCTAAGAAGTAA
- a CDS encoding ABC transporter permease, which produces MLFLIQKEFKQIFRNRFLPRLILLFPIMIICVMPWAANMQIKNVNLAIVDFDKSSTTQKLAMKIAASSYFNIALQTTNTKEAYECIYQNDCDLILELPSNFEQSLNKENKANLGIYANSINSVKGVLGANYLSNIILDFVKVKQLNTLQNSAFFAFETNSIYRFNANLDYKIFMIPALMVMVLTLICGFLPAFNIVAEKEKGISEQINVTPISKLVFILSKLIPYWLIGLLVLSLCFLMAFVIYGLYPKGSFLLVYLFAFIYILVVAGMGIIISNYSNTMQQAMFVSYFFILILILLSGLFTSVKSMPDWAKFLTYLNPLRYFIESLRLIFLKASELSDLWLNLICLLAFAFVLNLWAIFSYKKRG; this is translated from the coding sequence ATGCTATTTTTGATCCAAAAAGAATTTAAACAAATCTTTAGAAACCGCTTCTTACCGCGTCTTATCTTGCTTTTTCCTATCATGATCATTTGTGTGATGCCTTGGGCTGCGAATATGCAGATTAAAAATGTAAATTTAGCCATAGTTGATTTTGATAAAAGCTCGACCACTCAAAAACTTGCGATGAAAATCGCTGCAAGCTCTTATTTTAACATCGCTCTTCAAACAACAAACACCAAAGAAGCTTATGAGTGCATTTATCAAAATGACTGCGATTTGATTTTAGAGCTGCCATCTAACTTCGAGCAGTCTTTAAACAAGGAAAATAAGGCAAATTTAGGCATTTACGCAAATTCTATAAATTCAGTAAAAGGCGTTTTAGGAGCAAATTATCTTAGCAATATCATCTTGGATTTTGTGAAAGTAAAACAGCTAAATACCTTACAAAACTCTGCTTTTTTTGCATTTGAAACAAATAGCATTTACCGCTTTAATGCAAATTTAGACTATAAAATTTTTATGATCCCAGCTTTGATGGTCATGGTTTTGACGCTGATTTGTGGCTTTTTGCCTGCTTTTAATATCGTTGCTGAAAAAGAAAAGGGCATAAGCGAGCAGATCAATGTAACGCCCATTTCAAAGCTAGTTTTTATACTCTCAAAGCTTATTCCTTATTGGCTGATCGGACTTTTGGTGCTAAGTCTTTGCTTTTTAATGGCTTTTGTGATTTATGGGCTTTATCCAAAGGGAAGCTTTTTGCTTGTGTATTTGTTCGCCTTTATTTATATCTTGGTTGTAGCTGGCATGGGGATCATCATTTCAAATTATTCTAACACCATGCAACAAGCGATGTTTGTGAGCTATTTTTTTATTTTGATTTTAATCCTTCTAAGCGGACTTTTCACCTCGGTAAAATCCATGCCTGATTGGGCTAAATTCCTTACTTATCTTAATCCTTTACGCTATTTCATCGAATCCTTAAGGCTTATTTTTTTAAAAGCAAGCGAGCTAAGCGATCTTTGGCTAAATCTCATCTGCCTTTTAGCCTTTGCTTTTGTGCTAAATTTATGGGCGATTTTTTCTTACAAAAAACGGGGCTAG
- a CDS encoding DNA-methyltransferase produces MQNLPINEILQGDCLELFKNIPSDSIDIVFADPPFNLKKKYNSHKDKLLENEYLSWCEEWINECVRVLKNDGFIFLHNIPKWLTYYSAFLNKNMIFRHWISWEAMTAPMGKTLQPAHYGILFYSKGEAKTRFKEIRYPHKRDRKGVLFKDYGGKKNILHPFGPLCSDVWSDIHRIRHAKNRDEHPCQLPIHLLERIILMSSEEGDLILDPFMGTGTTALAAKRLGRNFIGFEKDKIYCDIARTKLENENFISKIGNSWVSFHLKEVISLRECDWQDLKEYFSIPSNIKDIDTQKIRLLNKSKYSFEEDSLFYDLTYNA; encoded by the coding sequence ATGCAAAATCTACCTATAAATGAAATCTTGCAAGGAGATTGCTTAGAGCTTTTTAAAAATATTCCTAGTGATAGTATTGATATTGTGTTTGCTGATCCACCCTTTAATCTTAAGAAGAAATACAATTCTCATAAAGACAAGCTTTTGGAGAACGAATATCTAAGCTGGTGCGAAGAGTGGATAAATGAGTGTGTGCGTGTGCTTAAAAATGATGGTTTTATATTTTTGCATAATATTCCTAAATGGCTTACTTATTATAGTGCTTTTTTGAATAAAAATATGATTTTTAGGCATTGGATAAGCTGGGAGGCGATGACTGCTCCTATGGGAAAGACTTTACAGCCAGCACATTATGGAATCTTATTTTATTCAAAAGGCGAGGCAAAGACTAGGTTTAAAGAGATACGCTATCCACACAAAAGAGATAGAAAAGGCGTGTTGTTTAAAGACTATGGAGGAAAAAAGAATATTTTACACCCCTTTGGTCCTTTGTGCTCTGATGTTTGGAGTGATATTCATAGGATTAGACATGCTAAAAATAGAGATGAGCACCCTTGTCAGTTGCCTATTCATTTGCTAGAAAGAATTATTTTAATGAGTAGCGAGGAAGGAGATCTTATTTTAGATCCCTTTATGGGAACGGGCACTACAGCACTAGCAGCAAAAAGGCTTGGTAGGAATTTCATAGGTTTTGAAAAAGATAAAATTTATTGTGACATTGCTAGAACAAAGCTTGAAAATGAGAATTTTATTTCTAAAATAGGCAATTCTTGGGTAAGTTTTCATTTAAAAGAAGTTATTAGCTTAAGAGAATGTGATTGGCAAGATTTGAAAGAGTATTTTAGTATTCCTAGCAATATAAAAGACATTGATACACAAAAAATAAGACTTTTAAACAAAAGTAAATACAGCTTTGAAGAAGATAGTTTATTTTATGATCTAACTTATAATGCCTAA
- a CDS encoding DNA cytosine methyltransferase: MKFNVVEFFVGAGGSHLGFMQNGFKSLYVNDFDPNALETLKFNNQKDLKDSIIDSTDITQINPKELKDKIDSNVDVVFGGIVCKGFSLAGERSPADERNQFYRYYLNIIKELQPKISIIENVKGMLGAKILNPKAPNKIWQEVARLYKEIELYRGAKSAYRKQDKITQDIIKQGQNLRKQKQDLLKNIEPHLINVIDDIIKIYNKIGYQVSYKILNAAWYGSSTKRERLIIVAVRKDIKAKFKFPIPIYYDESIGTKLDFSKDELANIKFKKPIVLKECLSKIDYLDSTDIDNLPMKHNVKTIERFKYIKPGCNISNSLDLLPKHLQISKFYSRGGNMRLNFNDLAPTLVPGHSAFPLHPSEHRSITIREAATITGFPLDYKFFGSHTKRCEQVGNAVPPPLSNSLAKAVKEFLIKIS; encoded by the coding sequence ATGAAATTTAATGTAGTAGAATTTTTTGTAGGAGCTGGTGGTAGCCATTTAGGTTTTATGCAAAATGGCTTTAAAAGTCTTTATGTAAATGATTTTGATCCTAATGCACTTGAAACTTTGAAATTTAATAATCAAAAAGATTTAAAGGATAGCATAATAGACAGCACAGATATAACACAAATCAATCCCAAAGAGCTAAAAGATAAGATTGATTCTAATGTAGATGTAGTCTTTGGAGGCATAGTTTGCAAAGGCTTTTCTTTAGCAGGAGAGCGAAGCCCAGCAGATGAGAGAAATCAATTTTATAGATATTATCTTAATATTATAAAGGAATTACAACCTAAAATAAGCATTATTGAAAATGTAAAGGGTATGCTGGGAGCTAAAATTCTTAACCCAAAAGCACCAAATAAAATATGGCAAGAAGTAGCAAGGCTTTATAAAGAAATAGAACTTTATAGAGGAGCAAAATCAGCATACAGAAAACAAGATAAAATCACGCAAGATATAATAAAACAAGGGCAAAATTTAAGAAAGCAAAAGCAGGATTTATTAAAAAATATAGAACCACATTTAATTAATGTAATCGATGATATTATTAAAATTTACAACAAAATAGGCTATCAAGTAAGCTATAAGATTTTAAATGCGGCTTGGTATGGCTCTAGCACGAAGCGTGAGAGACTAATCATAGTAGCCGTTCGTAAGGATATAAAAGCTAAATTTAAATTTCCTATCCCTATTTATTATGATGAGAGCATAGGCACTAAGCTTGATTTTAGTAAAGATGAATTAGCAAATATTAAATTTAAAAAGCCCATTGTTTTAAAGGAATGTTTAAGCAAGATTGATTATTTAGACTCTACTGATATAGATAATTTGCCTATGAAACACAATGTAAAGACTATTGAGCGTTTTAAATACATAAAGCCAGGGTGTAATATCTCAAATAGCCTAGATTTACTACCTAAGCATTTACAAATTTCAAAATTCTATTCAAGGGGAGGTAATATGAGATTAAATTTTAATGACTTAGCTCCTACCTTAGTTCCTGGTCATAGTGCATTCCCTCTGCACCCAAGCGAACATAGAAGCATAACTATACGAGAAGCAGCTACAATCACAGGCTTTCCACTAGATTATAAATTCTTTGGCTCTCATACTAAAAGATGTGAGCAAGTTGGAAATGCTGTGCCACCACCACTTTCAAATTCTTTAGCTAAGGCTGTAAAAGAGTTTTTAATAAAAATTAGCTAG
- a CDS encoding ABC transporter permease — MRAFNAFVKKEFFHIFRDTRTMLILILMPIIQILLFGFALSTEVSGVKFGVLDLSKTSLSTQIIEKFAQNEYFEFAKNIRFKDEIATIFNDDKTDLLIIFGEDFKQNNAKIELLIDGSDPNRASTINIYANNVLNSFLTEKNLSFQSPLEIATTLLFNPQGKSAYNFVPGLLGLILMLICAMMTSISIVREKEYGSMQILLVSPIKPILIIFAKIVPYFALSCLSLILVLLVCVFALDLKIAGNIFLLFAFCMLYIALVLSIGLFVSNLAKTQIASMLVCGMLFMMPIMMFSGMLFPIESMPLILQYLSHIIPTKWFILGLKKIMIEGLGVGYCLKEISILGLMFVAILFISLKSFKVRL, encoded by the coding sequence GTGAGAGCTTTTAATGCCTTTGTTAAAAAAGAGTTTTTTCACATTTTTAGAGATACAAGGACTATGCTTATCCTTATCTTAATGCCTATCATTCAAATTTTGCTTTTTGGCTTTGCTTTAAGCACTGAGGTTAGCGGGGTTAAATTTGGCGTGCTTGATCTTAGCAAAACAAGTCTTAGCACACAAATCATAGAAAAATTTGCTCAAAATGAGTATTTTGAATTTGCTAAAAATATCCGCTTTAAAGATGAAATTGCAACGATTTTTAATGATGATAAAACGGATCTGCTCATCATCTTTGGCGAGGATTTCAAACAAAACAATGCCAAAATAGAGCTTTTAATCGACGGCAGTGATCCAAACCGAGCTAGCACCATAAATATCTACGCAAATAATGTCTTAAATTCTTTTTTAACAGAAAAAAATTTAAGCTTTCAAAGTCCGCTTGAAATCGCAACCACCTTGCTTTTCAATCCTCAAGGAAAAAGTGCTTACAACTTCGTGCCGGGACTTTTGGGGCTTATTTTAATGCTGATTTGTGCGATGATGACCTCCATTTCTATCGTGCGTGAAAAAGAATACGGCAGCATGCAAATCCTGCTTGTATCGCCTATAAAGCCTATACTCATCATTTTTGCAAAGATTGTGCCTTATTTTGCGCTTTCTTGTTTGAGCTTGATTTTGGTGCTACTCGTGTGTGTTTTTGCCCTTGATCTTAAAATCGCAGGAAATATTTTCTTGCTCTTTGCCTTTTGCATGCTTTATATAGCCTTAGTGCTTAGTATAGGGCTTTTTGTGTCAAATTTAGCCAAAACACAAATTGCTTCTATGCTTGTTTGTGGAATGCTTTTTATGATGCCTATCATGATGTTTTCTGGCATGCTTTTTCCTATCGAAAGCATGCCCTTGATCTTGCAATATCTTTCACATATAATCCCTACAAAATGGTTTATCTTAGGGCTTAAAAAGATCATGATAGAAGGGCTTGGTGTGGGGTATTGCTTAAAAGAAATTAGCATTTTAGGTTTGATGTTTGTTGCGATTTTATTTATAAGCTTAAAAAGCTTTAAAGTGAGGCTTTAA
- a CDS encoding ABC transporter ATP-binding protein, protein MSLIFKNDFKDEDLIIKIEHLSKIFGNFKAVDDISFEVKKGEIFGFLGANGAGKTTAIKILCGISKASLGSGFVAGFDINTQSELIKQNIGYMSQKFSLFEDLKVWENIYFFGKIYKLREEEIFTKMKKLLEKLEFEDQKDEFVYNLPLGFKQKLAFCVANFHSPKIIFLDEPTGGVDPITRRQFWQLIHEAVSMGTCVFITTHYMDEAEYCDRLSIMVDGRINALGSPSELKTALGVSSMNEVFYEVAKSAKRGGA, encoded by the coding sequence ATGAGTTTGATCTTTAAAAATGACTTTAAAGATGAAGATCTTATCATTAAAATCGAGCATTTAAGCAAGATTTTTGGGAATTTTAAGGCTGTTGATGATATCAGCTTTGAGGTGAAAAAGGGCGAAATTTTTGGCTTTTTAGGAGCAAATGGAGCAGGCAAAACAACGGCTATAAAAATTTTATGTGGTATCAGCAAAGCAAGTCTTGGAAGTGGCTTTGTAGCAGGCTTTGATATCAACACTCAAAGCGAGCTTATCAAGCAAAATATAGGCTATATGAGTCAAAAATTCTCACTTTTTGAAGATCTTAAGGTTTGGGAAAATATCTATTTTTTTGGCAAAATTTACAAACTAAGGGAAGAAGAAATTTTTACAAAGATGAAAAAGCTACTTGAAAAGCTTGAATTTGAGGATCAAAAAGATGAATTTGTTTATAATCTCCCCCTTGGTTTTAAACAAAAACTCGCCTTTTGCGTGGCAAATTTTCACTCTCCAAAGATTATTTTTTTAGATGAGCCAACGGGCGGGGTTGATCCTATCACAAGAAGGCAGTTTTGGCAGCTTATACACGAGGCTGTGAGTATGGGAACTTGCGTGTTTATCACGACTCATTATATGGACGAGGCTGAGTATTGTGATAGGCTTAGTATCATGGTTGATGGGCGTATCAATGCTCTTGGAAGCCCTAGCGAGCTAAAAACAGCACTTGGCGTAAGCTCTATGAATGAAGTTTTTTACGAGGTGGCTAAGAGTGCCAAAAGGGGCGGTGCGTGA
- a CDS encoding HlyD family secretion protein: MQAQKSDIQTQIAPLKERLSTAKRELERAQRLFSSGASTKKALDDANSNFNLVSKEIDSKLSSMNLSNESLDNEIANSQIQAQIIEDKIQKATIISPISGTVLEKYAFKGELSSPNKALFKIANLDTLRLKAYVIDTDLTRLKLGDEVAVYVDFGEDYKEYKGRISWISSKAEFTPKTIMVKDERKNLVYGVKIDVKNDGFLKIGSYGEIKLK, from the coding sequence TTGCAGGCGCAAAAAAGCGACATTCAAACGCAAATTGCCCCACTTAAAGAACGCCTAAGCACCGCAAAAAGAGAGCTTGAAAGGGCGCAAAGGCTTTTTAGTAGCGGAGCTAGCACAAAAAAAGCCCTTGATGATGCGAACTCAAATTTTAATCTCGTAAGCAAAGAAATTGATTCTAAACTCTCCTCAATGAATCTAAGTAACGAATCTTTAGATAATGAGATCGCTAATAGCCAAATTCAAGCCCAAATCATAGAAGATAAGATCCAAAAAGCTACGATCATATCGCCTATTTCTGGAACTGTGCTTGAAAAATACGCTTTCAAAGGGGAGCTAAGCTCGCCAAATAAAGCTCTTTTTAAAATCGCAAATTTAGACACCTTAAGGCTTAAAGCTTATGTGATTGATACTGATTTAACGCGTTTAAAGCTTGGAGATGAAGTAGCTGTGTATGTGGATTTTGGCGAGGATTATAAAGAGTATAAGGGCAGGATTTCGTGGATTTCAAGTAAGGCTGAATTTACGCCAAAAACGATCATGGTCAAAGATGAGCGTAAAAATTTGGTTTATGGGGTAAAAATCGATGTGAAAAATGACGGATTTTTGAAGATTGGAAGTTATGGCGAGATCAAGCTTAAATGA
- a CDS encoding ABC transporter ATP-binding protein has protein sequence MSVISVNKLSKSYGKTKVLHDICLEVRENEIFGVIGPDGAGKSTLFQILTTLLLADSGEGEILGLDLVKDYAKIRTQIGYMPGNFSLYMDLNVYENLDFFARLFNTSIEAEYELIKPIYKALEPFKNRRAKALSGGMKQKLALCCALIHKPLLLFLDEPTTGVDAVSRKEFWDILNELKSKMSIVVSTPYMDEASLCDRIALIFEGRFLSVNSPQKLCQSFTHTLYEFKNISVYALEELRKLEFIYSCFLFANSYHIVFKEGFDIKTAIDSNAHLKNATYRVIEASVEDCFMEFLR, from the coding sequence ATGAGTGTCATCAGCGTTAATAAGCTAAGCAAAAGCTACGGCAAAACCAAGGTCTTACACGATATCTGCCTTGAGGTTAGGGAAAATGAAATTTTTGGTGTCATAGGACCTGATGGGGCTGGAAAAAGCACGCTTTTTCAAATTCTAACCACGCTTTTGTTAGCTGATAGTGGCGAGGGCGAGATTTTGGGGCTTGATTTGGTCAAAGACTATGCTAAAATTCGCACGCAAATAGGCTATATGCCGGGGAATTTCAGCCTTTATATGGATCTTAACGTTTATGAGAATTTGGACTTTTTTGCAAGGCTTTTTAACACGAGCATAGAGGCTGAATACGAGCTGATAAAGCCTATTTACAAGGCACTTGAGCCTTTTAAAAACAGAAGAGCAAAGGCTCTTTCTGGAGGAATGAAACAAAAGCTTGCTTTGTGCTGTGCGCTCATTCACAAGCCCTTGTTGCTTTTTCTTGATGAGCCAACAACCGGCGTTGATGCGGTCAGTAGAAAAGAATTTTGGGATATTTTGAACGAACTAAAATCTAAAATGAGTATCGTAGTTTCCACGCCTTACATGGACGAAGCAAGTCTTTGTGATAGGATCGCTTTGATTTTTGAGGGCAGGTTTTTAAGCGTAAATAGTCCTCAAAAGCTTTGCCAAAGCTTTACGCACACACTTTATGAGTTTAAAAATATCAGTGTTTATGCCTTGGAAGAGTTAAGAAAGCTTGAGTTTATTTATTCTTGTTTTTTGTTTGCAAATTCCTATCATATAGTATTTAAAGAAGGTTTTGATATAAAAACAGCTATAGATTCAAACGCTCATTTGAAAAATGCTACTTATAGGGTCATTGAAGCTAGCGTTGAGGATTGTTTTATGGAGTTTTTAAGATGA